A stretch of DNA from Nitrospira sp. KM1:
GCACCTGGCGACGAGGACGGGCGCGAACGGGTTATTCAATATCGGATCCGGTACGACTCATACCTGGAACGAGTTGGCCGCAGCCGTCTGTCGGGCTCTGAAACGGGAAACGGCCATCGAATATATCGACATGCCGGAGGATCTACGGCCCCGATATCAATATTTCACAAAGGCGGATATTGGAAAATTGCGTGGCAGCGGATTTTCTGATGCATTGACACCGTTTGAGTCAGCCATTCATGACTATGCAACGAACTATCTGCTGCGGGACCGCTACTTGGGATCGCCCGTTTCTTCAGCTTCCGGTCTCGAGATCGACCGGGGCACTCCCTGATCGCGTGTGGCGCGGCAGCGCAGGACGTCCAGCCATTTCCCTAGCGAACGGCCGACTACCGTCTGAGGCCGATTATGTCCTTCGCCCGACTGCATCGGCGGGTTCCTTCTCAGGGGCTTTGATCTCCGACTTCTTCAGCATTCCGAATACGAACACGTAGAGCCGTGGCTATATACCTTATGTCCAATCAGGCTTCAGGTGGAGTCGAGAGTCTCCGTCATCGCCCGCAAACAACGTAAGGACCTGGAGCGACGCGACCCGGTCTTTCGGGTGCGGGGCGGAGGACGCACGAGTGGTCCGACATTGACGGAACGGTGTAAGAAGGCCGGATGAGATGACCTATCGGTCGTCGAGAAAAAGTCGAGCCGCGTACGATGGTTAATATTCGCTCTTCCGAGGGCAACCGAACGAATGTTGGAGAAAGGCAAGTGGTAGGGCATCCGTCATTGGATGAAGCATCCTTCGGTACATATTGGGTCAGGTCCTGCTGGCAGAGATGTTCTGGGCTTTGTCATAATCTGCCGCCGGCCGTTGACCCTGCTCCCGCCGCTCTGCGAAACAAGAGAGATGATGCTCAAGAGGAGGGTACGCTCTTGCCGGTCGGCATAAGGAGAGCCATGCATCGGAGAACCCAACTCGGACACGCGATCTCACAATGATGTTCCATGGTGAAGGGATGTTCAAGCTGCAACAGAATCACGCGAAGGGAGCCGTGCTTCGAAGGCATTATTTCGACCGGCCGACCCTTACCGTCGCGAAGAGCCTCCTGGGGAAATATCTGGTGCGTCAGAACGATGGGAGGATGATTGCAGGCCAGATCGTTGAAGTAGAAGCCTATGTCGGCCCAGATGACTTGGCCTGTCACGCGTCAAAGGGCCGAACTGCCCGCACCGATGTCATGTTCGGTCCGGCAGGGATGGCCTATGTTTATCTGATTTATGGCATGTACCATTGCCTCAATGTCGTGACGGAGCGGGAAGAGTTTCCAGCGGCGATTCTCATTCGTGCTATAAACGTTGAGGGTACGTTGATTGACGGTCCCGGACGTCTGTGCCGGTTCATGACGATTGATCGTTCCTTGAACCGGGTCGACCTCACATGTGGCCAGCATCTATGGTTCGAGGATCGGCAAGCTGTGCTGCGCGGCCTGAAAATCGAAACGTTTCCGAGGATCGGCGTCGACTATGCAGGTCCGTGGGCGTCAAAACCCTGGAGGTTTAGAATTGTCGCCATGGAGAGCGGCAACGGTAGAGCGCGGAGAAAATAAGTACACCAAATACAACGGGGAAGCCGTGGACTGCACAGCTTCCCCGTTTCATAAGAAGAGAACGTAGGCCTTATTCGATTTTCCGGTCCCCTGTGATCTTGGTAGCCGAGGTTACGGGGGGAGCAATCTGAATCTGAGGGCCCTGAACCTTCGGAAGACGGCCGGCGCCCTCGGTTGCGGTGATACGGGCGTTGTCAGTTTTCGTCAGGTCCTGTTTTGCACTCTTTACAGAATCGGCTGACTTCAACAAGGTGGATTCCCCGCGGGCGTCATTCTGGCCAGGATCATTGGCAGTAGGCTGACCATTGACGGGGCTTCCGCTATTCTTCATCGGATAGCCCTCATGCTTGGGAAGCAACGCGGGATTGGCCGAAGCCATGGACAGCGCAAACAGGACACCGGAGACCGTCGCAACAGCGCCTAATAAGAGCTTCATACCCCTTCTCCTTTGAATAAATGGTGGCTGAAGGATTGCCGTCAATTACGTTCCGTCATAAAGCCGAATCAAGTGGGCGAATGATAGCCATAGGGGGGGAGACCTGTCAAGGGTGAACCTCCGATGAAAATTGACGTCCAGTGCCTTGGCAGCGACGAGTCAGGGCCACATGTCGGCATGAGCAAGTGGTGGTGACGGGAGAGAGAGAACGTCAAACCTGAAAGAGCATCAGGTCCCGCGTCGAATCGGCCGTCTCGGGCGGCCGCGATGATGCCGGAAGGCGGGCCCGCGGCTCACACCCGGCAGTCGGATCGTGACCGACGTCCCTTCACCCGGGGCGCTGCCGATGGCGATGGATCCTCCATGCTCCTCGATAATCTTCTTGACTGTGGCGAGTCCCAGGCCGGTCCCGGCTTTCTTGGTCGTAAAAAACGGCTCGAACACTTTATCGACGATTTCTGGCGGGATCGGTGCCCCATCGTTCTTGATGACGATCTGATCTTCGATGCCGCGGCCGGCCCGATGCTGGGTCACCTGGATCGTCAGATGCCCTCCGGGTGTCATGGCCTCCCCGGCGTTCTTGAAAATGCTGAGGAAGACCTGCTGCAGCTTGGCCTCATCTCCCCGGACGGGAGCAAGGACCTGCGCATATTCTTTGGCGACATGGATTCTCGTGACTTCCAGATCGGTCGCGACAACGGTGAGGGCGCTTTCGATGACTTCGGGGATTCGGACAAGGCGACGGTTCAGCTCCAATGGCTTGGCGAAATCCAGAATTTCGTTCAGGATCACTTCGACCCGCATGAGATCGCGCATCGCATTTTCGACCCGGGTTTGAGGGTCGAAATCCAAAATGCCTTCAGTGGTGACTTCTTCCAACTGGGAACGGATCGACGCGAGTGGTTCCCGCACCTCCGTGGCGAGAAAGGCGCTGAATTCTCCGATAGCCGCCTGTCGCTCCTGCTTCCTGATTGCGGGCTCCAGGGGCGCGACGGGAGGTGCCGACGGGGCGGTGGCTGCGCTGTCCTCTCCGGCCACCGGTACCGGAGCGACGGGGGCCGGCGCCGGAGCCTGAAGCAGGTCGGCAAGCTTGAGAATCGTCGGTTCCAGTGTCCGCGCATCGGTCGGCTGATATCTGCCGGCCTCGCGCGATGCGAGCGTTAACGTTCCTCCCACCTGGCCCCGCACGAAAAAGGGAAAGACCAGAGAGGATTGAAAGCGGTCCTTGAAGAGTTGTTTGTGATCGAGAAAGCGCCCTTGAGTCGATGCCAAATCATGATCCACACGGGGCTTGCGGTGGCGGATCGCCCACCCGGCGGCGGAACTATCCAGCGTCAGCCGTTGGCCGGCCTTCATCTCCTTGCGCCCGTCTTTCTGTTCCCCTTTCAAGTCGCCGGCGATGCCAAGAACTTCCACGTTGCCGGCCATGGGATCATAGTGGCAAACCCAGGCACGATCATACGGCACGGTCTGATTGGCTTCGGCGAGCACCGAGAGAATCTGTTCTTGCAACTCCGGGGTCAGCTGCGAGACCGGCGCGGCGTACAGCTCGGCAGGGGATGGCGCGGCAGCCGGTTCGTTCATCACCAGCGGACGGCTCAGGACCACATTCATGTTGAAGAGCCCTTCGCGCTCCAGGGCCTTCGAGACATCCTCGCCGGCCTGATCCATCAATCCCTTTTCCTTCTTGGTAAACGTCGCGCTCTCTTTTCGTGCGATGACCAAACAGCCGTAGGTACGATTGCGATGCTTGAGTGGAATGGCCAGGAGGGATTTGGCTCCCGGCGTGATCATCCGCAGACGCATGGTACGACTGCCGTCCTGATCGCGCGTCGAGCCGTCGACCATATGGGGTCCGGAGAGCGTGCGAAGAATGGCTCTGACGTCACGAATGGTGAATCCCCGCGCAGCATGTGCGACCAGCGGTCCCTGTTCCCGGTGATAGACGGCTGCCAGCGCGGAGTCCACGGGCAGTTCGTTCAAGACCGAGGTGAGCGTCCGTTGCAGATGGGTCTCAGGCTGGGACTTGTCGGGTATAGAAGATGGCGCCATAAATTCTGTCGATCATTGGAGGCGCATTGTAGCAACGGCCACCACCCATTTCAACGGAAAGTGGAGGCGGGTCATTCCGGCGGGTTGATGATTTTCGGCTGCCGCGGTTCCGTGGAGCGGACTTCTACTATACGGCGATCGGTTCCCAAGAATGTCAGCACACCCGTTACCACGCTGATAACGATCGAACCGCCCACGGCCGGCCAGAATCCGGTGACGATGAACCCCTTCACCAAATAGGCCGTCAGCTCCAGCAAGAGGGCGTTCAACACGATGAGAAACAGGCCGAGCGTCAGCACGATCAGCGGGAACGCCAGCACGAGAAGAATCGGGCGGAGCAAGACATTCAGCAGAGTCAGAACGAGTACCGCAGCGAAGCCGGCGCTCAGACTGGTGACTTCGATTCCAGGCACGATCGAAATAGCCAGGAAGACCGCGATACCGGTAATCAAGATCCGGGTGAACACGTCGGACAAACCTCCGTCCGAGGATGAAGGGTATGCAGATGCAAACTGGACGATCTGCATGTCCCTTAATGACCGTGACCGGCAGAGGGTGCGCCGGCGGCTGGCGCGTCTTCTGCGGAGGGGAGACGCTTTCCAACCGAAAAATGCACTTCGGTCGCGATCAGCACCTTCTCGTCCTTCGTCGCTTCGACCACGACCCGGTCGCCGACAGTGGGCCGATCCGTGGATTTCGGATTGCCCTTCTGCTTGAAGCGCGTGTCCTTCGTCAGTTTGACGGTGACATTTGTGCCCTTTTGAGTCTTCACCTCAACATGGTCGTTGTCGATGGCGGTGACGGTCCCGAGCACATGCAGGCCGCTGCCGTGGGCGAACACAGTCGTGGAAAACAGCAAAAATGTACAAGCCAGGATGAAACGATGCAGCATGGTCGTTCGAGTCTCCTTCTTCTTTGAGATCAATGGTGATGCCCGCCGCTGGAGTGGCCGGCGGCCGATTCGTCTCCCTCTAAAAATTTGTCGAAGGCTTCGTTCTCTTCCACCTCGTGCTGGGATTTCGGGTTCAGCGACTCCATTTCATCCAACTCCTCAGGTGTGAGTTTCGAGAGATGGCGGATGAAGTGAACAAGTTTCCAGCTGTCGAGGTCTTTCTCCGGCTCTCCCTCGCCCCAGCCCGGCATCGCGGTAAAACGGATTCCGTTATGAATGACCCAAAACAATTCGCCGTCGGACATCGACTGGGTGTCGGACAGGCGCAGGTCCGGCGCTTTGGGATACACGTTCTTGCCGATAGGCGTGTTGCCGCCGCCGTTATTCGCATGGCAAATGGCGCAATGATCGGCGAAATGCGCGAGCGACTCTTTCAGAACGTCCGGAGTCAACACCACCGGGTTCAATGCATTCCGCTGTGCGATGGGGATTGCCAGGTGGCGAATCTGTCTTGCCGCCATGACTTCCAATACATGCGGCTCGGTTTTCGCGCTGAATCCTGTCGCATAGAGCCGGTAGGCCACCCAGCTGAAGGCCAATACAGCGGCGATGACCACAATGACGAACAGGCCCACAATCTTTTTTTTCATAGCCCTTCGACACTATACAAACTTATCGGACTCAATGCCACCGGTCCGATGTGAGGCCAATGGCGGAAAGATTCTCAGCCATAGGAGGACCGTCGGAATGAGGAAGGTCAATATCCCAGCGACTGCCAGCAGAGTTTCACCGATCCAGAACGTGACGGCAAGGTTGAAGGTCAGGACGCCATAATACAGGCCGGCTCCCAACAGCAGGCGAGGCGTCATAGAGGGAGACGAGGGCTGTGGAGGAAGACCACGGTCCAGTGGAAAATAGCAGAGCAATGACAGAACGCCCACCGTGATCCAGCCGAGATAGTTGGCGATCGGCACGCCGAAATGAACACCCGGATCCGGATAGTAGTAGATCTTTCCGAGAAACCAGCGATCGCCCCGCAGCGCCACCGGATCGATGACGGTGTCGATACCTGCAAAAAACAAGGCGGTGAGGACAAGTGTCTGCCAAGAGGTTCGGGTGTGGAGATCCATGGTGATTCGTGCCGGCCCGATCTCTCGTTCCCGGTTGGTCGTGATCGGCAGGAGAAACGTCAGCGCCATGCAGTATGCGGCATACAGCAGAAAACTGAAGGACAGAGAGTCGATGAAGGGAATGTTCGACAGGTAGAGCTCTTGCCCCACGGTCGATCCATTATAGTGGTACCACCCGAAGGGTATGCCGGTCCGGGTGGAGCTGTATTCACAGATGAATGCGGTGATCCAGCTGACGAGCCAGAATCTCCAGGTTCGCGGCCAGCCGATCAATCGGATTGCAGAGAAGAGAAAAGCGGCCAGAAACACAAATACATATGGACGAAAGACGATGGTGCCGAGGAACAGCAAAAAGACATCCATCAGCAATCCGGTCGACCGATGGCCCGCATGGTCAGGCGTATCCGTGCGACCTGAACCATCGCACGGCTTTTCCCAGGGCGACTTCGGGAGGAGTCTGCGGTAATCCGAGCTCGCGGATGGCTTTGCTGCAGTCGTAGTGCATTTTGTACTTCGCCATTTTCACGCCTTCGAGCGGGATGCGCGGCGGTTGGCCCGTCAGGTGTGCGATCCACTCGTTGGCATAGGCCAGCGGAAGTATCGCCAGTCTGGGAAGCTTGATCGTCGGGGCCCGAACTCCCGTGAGCCGGCTGAGCACCTCAAACACCTCATGCAACATGAGGTTGGCATTTCCGAGGATGTATCGTTCACCAATCCGTCCCTTGTGCATGGCCAACAGGTGTCCGGCTGCGACATCGTCAACGTCGACGATATTCATGCCGGTTTCGATGTAGGCCGGCATCCGGCCTTTCATGAAATCCACAATGACCTGACCCGTAGGCGTCGGTTTTACGTCGCCTTCACCCACCGGAGCGCTGGGGTTGACGATCACGACCGGGAATCCGTCGCGGGCCATCTTGAGAACTTCCTGCTCGGCAAGATACTTGGATCGTTTGTAATGACCCGCCATTTGATCGAGCGATACGGGCGTCTCCTCGGTGCCCACGCCTCCGCCGGGGGGCAGTCCGATCGCTCCAATAGTGCTGCAATACACCGTGCGTTCCAAGTCAAGTGATCGTGCGGCCTCAAGCAGATTTCGCGTGCCGGTGACGTTGATCTCGTAAAAAATAGACGGATCCTTCGCCCACAGCGCGTAGTGAGCAGCCACGTGATACAACTGCCGGCATCCGCGTAATGCGGCTCGAAGCGAAGACGGGTCCCGAAGGTCTCCCGGCACCCGTTCCACCGACGCACCGTCCAAGTTGTGAAAGTCGGAGTCGGAACGCGCCATCACACGGACGTCGGTTCCCGCCCGTGAAAGCGCCCGCGCAACCGCACCCCCAACGAATCCGGTGGCTCCTGTGACAAGTACCTTCATAGGTGGTCGTCGCCGAGTGTGTTATGCGGCATCGCAGTGTGGCGGGACATGCGCTGCGACGATGGGCGCGATGAACGAGAAGACGCCGTCTGCGAAGGGCCGTCAATTTTTCCGCGAAGTGATATATCGGGCGATGTCGCGAAGCGCGTCAGCCGAGGTTCCGAACGCATGCAGTCGGTCAATCGCCCGCGTCACGCACTCGTCCGCGAGCCGTTTTGCCCCCTCTACACCATAGAATGCCGGGTAGGTCTTCTTGCCCCGCTCCGCATCGGTATTGGGATTCTTCCCCAGCTCCTCGCGAGTCCCCGTGACGTTCAGCACGTCGTCGGCTATTTGAAACGCCAGTCCAATATCCTCGGCATAGCCGGTCACATCGTCCAATTGTCGGTCAGTGGCCCCTGCCGCGATCGCGCCCATCCGCACTGCCGCTCGTATCAGCATGCCGGTTTTATGCTTATGGATATTTTGAAGGGTGGGAAGGTCGATGTCGCGATGCTCGGCTTCGATGTCCAGGACCTGCCCGGCCACCATTCCCAGATTGCCGGACCCGTGTGCCAATTCCTGAATCAAACGGACCTGCCGCTCCGGCGGGCATCTTTTCATGAGATCGGGTCTGCTGCAAAGGTCAAACGCCAGCGTGAGGAGCGCATCGCCCGCAAGAATCGCCATCGCATCGCCGTAGACCTTGTGGTTGGTGGGTTTGCCGCGACGGAAGTCATCATTGTCCATTGCAGGAAGATCGTCGTGGATGAGGGAGTAGGTATGAATCAGCTCGAGTGAACAGGCCACGGCCATCAGTCCCGGAGGCGATGAGCCCACCGCCTCGGCGGTCGCGATGGCCAGAATCGGGCGGATGCGTTTGCCGCCCGCCATCAGACTATACCGCATGCTCTCGTGCAAGGTGAGCGGGTGCACGGCGGCCGCGGGCGCCACGTGATCCAGGAAATGATCGACCTCAAGCCGTTTCAGTTCGAGATAGTCCTTGATGTTCATGGAGATAACGGGCTCTCGTGAGAAAAAAATTGTCAGACCCGCGCGGAGAGTAGCAAACGGGTCTTGGGGGAGTCAAACGAGAGCGAGGGAGGCCACGCAAGAATGTTTCAAAGCGATAAGAAGCAGATTGAAAGTGCTTCCGTGCCCTAAACAATTGAATGCGAGCGAGCACGAGGGTAGGTTGCCCGTGACAGGATCTGCACCCTGACGTTTCTTCCTCAAGAGTGAGCGTGAGCGCCTGCTTGCTGCATCCGCATGTCGTCGACATTGTCCCCTTTAACATCTCCGCATGGTCACGGCATAATAAAATGAACTGTACAAACTGTTATGGTAACAATGGGAGGTCAAGCATGCCGGTCACGTTGATCAATGTGTTCACGGTTCCCAAAGGCCAGGAAGAAGCGTTCACCAAATGGTGGCAGGACGTGAAGGCCGACATCACGTCGCAGCCCGGCTTCATCAGCGGGAAGTTTCACCGGAGTCTCAAACCCGATAGCAAGTACAATTTCATCAATGTGGCGATATGGGAAAACGAAGATGTCTACTGGAAAGCCTACGAGAAGAGCGTGACGCCGATGAAAGCCAAGCTCGTGCAACTCGGCGTCGAGATGGTTCCCGCACTGTATCAGGTTGCATTCGAGTATTGATTCGATGTCCTGCCGCGTGATTGACCTTGGGTCGGCCTGCTTCTACACTCCGGCCCCATTGCTGGTTCTCTGATTCATTTTGGAGAGCAACGAGGGAACCCCGTGATAATCCGGGGCTGTCCCGCAGCGGTAAGCGAGAACGACTCCACGATGCGCACTGACTCCTCCGAGTCGGGAAGCGGTGGAAAGTTAGGAACACGGCGAAATCCGAACTCGCAAACCGAAGACCTGCCGGCATCCGGTGCGGGAGAGACACCAGGCGCTGTGTTGACCTGGAAACCTCGCGGGA
This window harbors:
- a CDS encoding DNA-3-methyladenine glycosylase, encoding MFKLQQNHAKGAVLRRHYFDRPTLTVAKSLLGKYLVRQNDGRMIAGQIVEVEAYVGPDDLACHASKGRTARTDVMFGPAGMAYVYLIYGMYHCLNVVTEREEFPAAILIRAINVEGTLIDGPGRLCRFMTIDRSLNRVDLTCGQHLWFEDRQAVLRGLKIETFPRIGVDYAGPWASKPWRFRIVAMESGNGRARRK
- a CDS encoding DUF5666 domain-containing protein; its protein translation is MLHRFILACTFLLFSTTVFAHGSGLHVLGTVTAIDNDHVEVKTQKGTNVTVKLTKDTRFKQKGNPKSTDRPTVGDRVVVEATKDEKVLIATEVHFSVGKRLPSAEDAPAAGAPSAGHGH
- a CDS encoding polyprenyl synthetase family protein — encoded protein: MNIKDYLELKRLEVDHFLDHVAPAAAVHPLTLHESMRYSLMAGGKRIRPILAIATAEAVGSSPPGLMAVACSLELIHTYSLIHDDLPAMDNDDFRRGKPTNHKVYGDAMAILAGDALLTLAFDLCSRPDLMKRCPPERQVRLIQELAHGSGNLGMVAGQVLDIEAEHRDIDLPTLQNIHKHKTGMLIRAAVRMGAIAAGATDRQLDDVTGYAEDIGLAFQIADDVLNVTGTREELGKNPNTDAERGKKTYPAFYGVEGAKRLADECVTRAIDRLHAFGTSADALRDIARYITSRKN
- a CDS encoding c-type cytochrome; this encodes MKKKIVGLFVIVVIAAVLAFSWVAYRLYATGFSAKTEPHVLEVMAARQIRHLAIPIAQRNALNPVVLTPDVLKESLAHFADHCAICHANNGGGNTPIGKNVYPKAPDLRLSDTQSMSDGELFWVIHNGIRFTAMPGWGEGEPEKDLDSWKLVHFIRHLSKLTPEELDEMESLNPKSQHEVEENEAFDKFLEGDESAAGHSSGGHHH
- a CDS encoding antibiotic biosynthesis monooxygenase gives rise to the protein MPVTLINVFTVPKGQEEAFTKWWQDVKADITSQPGFISGKFHRSLKPDSKYNFINVAIWENEDVYWKAYEKSVTPMKAKLVQLGVEMVPALYQVAFEY
- the hpnA gene encoding hopanoid-associated sugar epimerase; amino-acid sequence: MKVLVTGATGFVGGAVARALSRAGTDVRVMARSDSDFHNLDGASVERVPGDLRDPSSLRAALRGCRQLYHVAAHYALWAKDPSIFYEINVTGTRNLLEAARSLDLERTVYCSTIGAIGLPPGGGVGTEETPVSLDQMAGHYKRSKYLAEQEVLKMARDGFPVVIVNPSAPVGEGDVKPTPTGQVIVDFMKGRMPAYIETGMNIVDVDDVAAGHLLAMHKGRIGERYILGNANLMLHEVFEVLSRLTGVRAPTIKLPRLAILPLAYANEWIAHLTGQPPRIPLEGVKMAKYKMHYDCSKAIRELGLPQTPPEVALGKAVRWFRSHGYA
- a CDS encoding ATP-binding protein — encoded protein: MAPSSIPDKSQPETHLQRTLTSVLNELPVDSALAAVYHREQGPLVAHAARGFTIRDVRAILRTLSGPHMVDGSTRDQDGSRTMRLRMITPGAKSLLAIPLKHRNRTYGCLVIARKESATFTKKEKGLMDQAGEDVSKALEREGLFNMNVVLSRPLVMNEPAAAPSPAELYAAPVSQLTPELQEQILSVLAEANQTVPYDRAWVCHYDPMAGNVEVLGIAGDLKGEQKDGRKEMKAGQRLTLDSSAAGWAIRHRKPRVDHDLASTQGRFLDHKQLFKDRFQSSLVFPFFVRGQVGGTLTLASREAGRYQPTDARTLEPTILKLADLLQAPAPAPVAPVPVAGEDSAATAPSAPPVAPLEPAIRKQERQAAIGEFSAFLATEVREPLASIRSQLEEVTTEGILDFDPQTRVENAMRDLMRVEVILNEILDFAKPLELNRRLVRIPEVIESALTVVATDLEVTRIHVAKEYAQVLAPVRGDEAKLQQVFLSIFKNAGEAMTPGGHLTIQVTQHRAGRGIEDQIVIKNDGAPIPPEIVDKVFEPFFTTKKAGTGLGLATVKKIIEEHGGSIAIGSAPGEGTSVTIRLPGVSRGPAFRHHRGRPRRPIRRGT
- a CDS encoding phage holin family protein gives rise to the protein MFTRILITGIAVFLAISIVPGIEVTSLSAGFAAVLVLTLLNVLLRPILLVLAFPLIVLTLGLFLIVLNALLLELTAYLVKGFIVTGFWPAVGGSIVISVVTGVLTFLGTDRRIVEVRSTEPRQPKIINPPE
- a CDS encoding carotenoid biosynthesis protein, which gives rise to MDVFLLFLGTIVFRPYVFVFLAAFLFSAIRLIGWPRTWRFWLVSWITAFICEYSSTRTGIPFGWYHYNGSTVGQELYLSNIPFIDSLSFSFLLYAAYCMALTFLLPITTNREREIGPARITMDLHTRTSWQTLVLTALFFAGIDTVIDPVALRGDRWFLGKIYYYPDPGVHFGVPIANYLGWITVGVLSLLCYFPLDRGLPPQPSSPSMTPRLLLGAGLYYGVLTFNLAVTFWIGETLLAVAGILTFLIPTVLLWLRIFPPLASHRTGGIESDKFV